From a region of the Streptomyces tirandamycinicus genome:
- a CDS encoding SpoIIE family protein phosphatase — translation MADRAAGALSLPDDWPANPDLSLALNRMGSFDWDLDSGLMHLDQPALDVFDTPADQYDGRPESLARRFPRGEAARLDELVSQALKNGSSHYGAYFRIRCRNGTLRWTHTQGSVLRDAGGRAHRIIGIVRDATRELAESSARVELDAERRRQTSVVESTTAALAHARTVSDVIDVLKDSHGLEHLGATSLVMGLLESGRIHLVAEGPEGSFVPGTRFTRVDEQYPMSEVIRTLVPRFIESKEDFAGSYPRLWPHISGLGITSAAYMPLIAQARPIGALGLLYREKTGFTTEERNLLVALSSSIAQSLQRAMLFEQEHDLAEGLQQAMLPRRIPSVPGARIAVRYRSARLGRDIGGDWYDVIPLPGGRVGAIIGDVQGHDTHAAAVMGQLRIVLRAYAAEGHTPATVMARASVFLHELDTDRFATCIYAEADLTTGVVQMVRAGHVDPLLLDSGGEARRISVEGGLPLGLSAEFGRLEYPVATVELDPGQTLLLYTDGLVEQPGADLDDGMRQLTTMIRGGSKNLQMLADQLCEEVGERGGDDDVALLLLQRRGAYAPHAGGRLQQHVAQNDPEALSSARHMIRAAVRAWGAADRSDEIELAADELITNALMHTDGGAIVTVRVLTGTERRLRAEVEDSSSALPRRREAGDAGVSGRGLMLVDRLADVWGVESRGTGKCVWCEFTVPDRSAT, via the coding sequence ATGGCTGATCGGGCAGCGGGGGCCCTGTCGCTTCCCGACGACTGGCCCGCCAACCCGGATCTGAGCCTGGCCCTCAACCGTATGGGCAGCTTCGACTGGGACCTCGACAGCGGGCTGATGCACCTCGATCAGCCCGCTCTCGACGTGTTCGACACGCCCGCCGACCAGTACGACGGCCGCCCCGAGAGCCTCGCCCGGCGCTTCCCGCGCGGCGAGGCGGCCAGGCTGGACGAGCTGGTCTCGCAGGCGCTGAAGAACGGCAGCTCCCACTACGGCGCGTACTTCCGCATCCGCTGCCGCAACGGGACCCTGCGCTGGACGCACACCCAGGGGTCGGTGCTCCGCGATGCCGGCGGCCGGGCGCACCGCATCATCGGCATCGTCCGCGACGCCACCCGGGAGCTCGCGGAATCCTCCGCCCGGGTCGAGCTCGACGCCGAACGCCGCCGCCAGACCAGCGTCGTGGAGAGCACCACGGCCGCCCTCGCCCACGCCAGGACCGTCAGCGACGTCATCGACGTGCTCAAGGACTCGCACGGGCTGGAGCACCTCGGCGCCACCAGCCTGGTGATGGGGCTGCTGGAGTCAGGCCGCATCCACCTCGTCGCGGAGGGACCGGAGGGCTCCTTCGTCCCCGGCACCCGCTTCACCCGGGTCGACGAGCAGTACCCGATGAGCGAGGTCATCCGCACCCTGGTGCCCCGGTTCATCGAGTCCAAGGAGGACTTCGCCGGCTCCTACCCCCGGCTCTGGCCGCACATCAGCGGACTCGGCATCACCTCGGCGGCCTACATGCCGCTGATCGCCCAGGCCCGGCCGATCGGCGCGCTCGGTCTGCTCTACCGGGAGAAGACCGGCTTCACCACCGAGGAGCGGAATCTGCTCGTGGCGCTGAGCAGCAGCATCGCGCAGAGCCTGCAGCGGGCCATGCTCTTCGAGCAGGAGCACGACCTGGCCGAGGGACTCCAGCAGGCCATGCTGCCCCGCCGTATCCCCTCCGTCCCCGGGGCGAGGATCGCGGTGCGCTACCGCTCGGCCCGCCTCGGCCGGGACATCGGCGGCGACTGGTACGACGTCATCCCGCTGCCCGGCGGCCGGGTCGGCGCGATCATCGGCGACGTCCAGGGCCACGACACCCACGCCGCCGCGGTCATGGGCCAGTTGCGGATCGTGCTGCGCGCGTACGCGGCCGAAGGGCACACCCCCGCGACCGTGATGGCCCGCGCCTCGGTCTTCCTCCACGAGCTCGACACCGACCGCTTCGCGACCTGCATCTACGCGGAGGCCGACCTCACCACCGGAGTCGTGCAGATGGTCCGCGCGGGCCATGTCGACCCGCTGCTCCTCGACTCCGGCGGCGAGGCCCGCCGGATCTCGGTGGAGGGCGGGCTGCCGCTCGGGCTGTCCGCCGAGTTCGGCCGGCTCGAGTACCCCGTCGCCACCGTGGAACTCGACCCCGGGCAGACCCTGTTGCTCTACACCGACGGGCTCGTCGAGCAGCCGGGTGCCGACCTCGACGACGGCATGCGGCAGCTCACCACCATGATCCGGGGCGGTTCCAAGAACCTCCAGATGCTCGCGGACCAGCTCTGCGAGGAGGTCGGCGAGCGGGGCGGCGACGACGACGTCGCCCTGCTGCTGCTCCAGCGCCGCGGCGCGTACGCCCCGCACGCCGGGGGGCGGTTGCAGCAGCACGTCGCCCAGAACGACCCCGAGGCGCTCAGCTCCGCCCGGCACATGATCCGGGCCGCCGTGCGGGCCTGGGGCGCCGCGGACCGGTCGGACGAGATCGAGCTGGCCGCGGACGAGCTGATCACCAATGCCCTGATGCACACCGACGGCGGGGCGATCGTGACCGTACGCGTGCTGACGGGCACCGAACGACGGCTGCGGGCCGAGGTCGAGGACTCCTCCAGCGCCCTGCCCAGGCGGCGGGAGGCCGGGGACGCCGGGGTCTCCGGCCGGGGGCTGATGCTGGTGGACCGGCTGGCGGACGTCTGGGGCGTGGAGTCGCGCGGCACCGGCAAGTGCGTGTGGTGCGAGTTCACCGTCCCGGACCGGTCGGCAACCTGA
- a CDS encoding wax ester/triacylglycerol synthase family O-acyltransferase: MSTKLLAPLDLAFWHLESADHPMHLGALAYFAPPESGDAGTGTSGSEEILALLAARASAIPRLRMRVRDVLLPVGGAAWTADKDFDVRRHLRRIRLPAGDFAASAATLAGELMERPLERGLPPWEMYLLTGGPGDPFAVLVKLHHALADGMRAVAIGAGIFDEIAGPLAARACRHGRRAGRSPAAVPPRSWLPGPWQVAGMARGRIEELGRAVGVGASLVGASLARAGRLDPRGSAALSASSSGTRRLATSVLDLDDVHEVRRVAGGTANDVLLATVAGALRRWMAERGDALPAADPCALVPVSRRRPGGPPGSANKLSAYLLDLPVTEPDPWARLYAVRAGMDRNKSAGPLRGAGAVAVLADQLPPLAHRFGAPLAGNAARMLFDLLATSVPLPRSALSLGGCPLRAIYPMAPLARGQSLAVAMSTYGGRVHFGLVADGKALPDVDRLARAVEEELAALLELVR, encoded by the coding sequence TTGAGCACCAAGCTGCTGGCACCCCTGGATCTGGCCTTCTGGCACCTCGAGTCCGCCGACCACCCGATGCACCTCGGCGCGCTCGCGTACTTCGCCCCGCCCGAGTCCGGGGACGCCGGTACCGGCACGTCCGGCAGCGAGGAGATCCTCGCCCTGCTGGCGGCCCGCGCCTCGGCGATTCCCCGGCTGCGCATGCGCGTCCGCGACGTGCTGCTGCCCGTGGGCGGTGCCGCCTGGACCGCGGACAAGGACTTCGACGTACGGCGTCATCTGCGCCGGATCAGGCTGCCGGCGGGTGACTTCGCGGCGTCCGCGGCCACCCTCGCCGGGGAGCTGATGGAACGCCCGCTCGAACGGGGGCTGCCGCCCTGGGAGATGTACCTGCTCACCGGAGGCCCGGGAGACCCGTTCGCCGTCCTGGTCAAGCTGCATCACGCCCTCGCCGACGGCATGCGGGCCGTCGCCATCGGGGCCGGGATCTTCGACGAGATCGCCGGGCCGCTCGCCGCACGCGCCTGCAGGCACGGCCGCCGGGCCGGCCGGAGCCCCGCGGCCGTACCGCCCCGCTCCTGGCTGCCCGGTCCCTGGCAGGTCGCCGGGATGGCCCGCGGCCGCATCGAGGAGCTGGGCCGGGCCGTCGGCGTCGGCGCCTCCCTGGTGGGCGCCTCGCTCGCCCGGGCCGGCCGGCTCGACCCGCGAGGCAGCGCGGCGCTCAGCGCCAGCTCCAGCGGCACCCGCAGGCTCGCCACATCGGTGCTCGACCTCGACGACGTCCACGAGGTCCGCAGGGTCGCCGGCGGCACCGCGAACGACGTCCTCCTCGCCACCGTCGCCGGGGCGCTGCGCCGCTGGATGGCCGAGCGGGGCGACGCCCTGCCGGCCGCCGACCCCTGCGCCCTCGTCCCGGTGTCGAGGCGCCGCCCCGGCGGCCCGCCCGGCTCCGCGAACAAGCTGTCCGCGTATCTGCTCGACCTCCCCGTCACCGAACCCGACCCCTGGGCCCGGCTGTACGCGGTCCGCGCCGGCATGGACCGGAACAAGTCGGCCGGGCCGCTGCGCGGCGCGGGTGCGGTCGCCGTGCTCGCCGACCAGCTTCCGCCGCTCGCCCACCGGTTCGGGGCGCCCCTCGCCGGGAACGCCGCCCGGATGCTGTTCGACCTGCTCGCGACCAGCGTGCCGCTGCCCCGCTCCGCACTGTCGCTCGGCGGCTGCCCGCTGCGTGCGATCTACCCGATGGCGCCGCTCGCCCGCGGCCAGTCCCTCGCCGTGGCGATGTCGACGTACGGCGGCCGGGTGCACTTCGGGCTGGTCGCCGACGGCAAGGCGCTGCCCGACGTGGACCGGCTGGCCCGCGCGGTCGAGGAGGAGCTGGCGGCGCTGCTCGAGCTGGTCCGCTAG
- a CDS encoding DUF6777 domain-containing protein, with protein MFVRSPMYRRHAGLAALSAGLSAALLVTGCGSLTDQGQSGSTPSQEVRLLSAAEPGPDPFTPSTATATAVSRQLPAPRVSTSASASASGGKDTSVRSIRTVLGSAPGLYGGTRSVASCDVEQQIRLLVADQGKAQAFTEGVGVGQHDMPGFLRGLTPVMLRADARLTNHGYRDGIAQRHQVVLQAGTAVLVDEHGSPRVRCASGSPLASPVVTAGPVNEQGKPWQGYDRDRVVVITRAAHVIDNLVLVDMAAGTWMERRSGSDGEADQNPQVPPAYDPGLHVVDAPQVPLPAAPGSPSEPPPPSPDAPAPQPASPEAVRPGTPSAPPRGPDGPPPILPDAPLPDGVGQGTGGPDAGVPGAFDRQGAGQSDSDILISPDSGGGAGQGAGTAGGGNPDGAPDVILPDAPLPDAPLPGGAGTGTGGATGAGLPAAGGGGSVQG; from the coding sequence ATGTTCGTGCGCTCACCGATGTATCGCCGGCACGCCGGGCTGGCCGCGTTGTCGGCCGGCCTGTCGGCCGCACTGCTGGTCACTGGCTGCGGCAGTCTGACGGATCAGGGGCAGTCGGGATCGACCCCCTCACAGGAGGTCCGCCTGCTGTCGGCCGCGGAGCCGGGCCCTGATCCGTTCACCCCCTCCACGGCCACCGCGACGGCCGTGTCCCGGCAGCTCCCGGCGCCCCGTGTCTCCACCTCCGCCTCCGCTTCCGCATCCGGGGGGAAGGACACCTCGGTGCGGTCCATCCGCACCGTGCTGGGCTCCGCCCCCGGGCTGTACGGCGGCACCCGGTCCGTCGCCAGCTGCGACGTGGAGCAGCAGATCCGCCTTCTGGTCGCCGACCAGGGCAAGGCGCAGGCGTTCACCGAGGGCGTCGGCGTCGGCCAGCACGACATGCCGGGCTTCCTGCGGGGCCTGACCCCCGTGATGCTGCGCGCCGACGCACGGCTCACCAACCACGGCTACCGCGACGGGATCGCCCAGCGCCATCAGGTGGTCCTGCAGGCCGGGACCGCCGTGCTGGTCGACGAGCACGGCTCGCCCCGGGTCCGCTGCGCCTCCGGCAGTCCGCTCGCCTCGCCCGTGGTGACCGCCGGGCCCGTGAACGAGCAGGGCAAGCCCTGGCAGGGGTACGACCGTGACCGCGTGGTCGTGATCACCAGGGCCGCGCACGTGATCGACAACCTGGTGCTCGTGGACATGGCCGCCGGTACCTGGATGGAGCGCAGGAGCGGATCGGACGGCGAGGCGGACCAGAACCCGCAGGTGCCGCCCGCGTACGACCCGGGCCTCCATGTCGTCGACGCCCCCCAGGTGCCGCTGCCGGCCGCGCCCGGCTCGCCGAGCGAGCCCCCGCCGCCGAGCCCCGACGCGCCGGCCCCCCAGCCGGCGTCCCCGGAGGCGGTCCGCCCCGGCACCCCGAGCGCGCCGCCCCGCGGCCCCGACGGCCCGCCGCCCATCCTTCCGGACGCGCCGCTGCCCGACGGGGTCGGCCAGGGCACCGGCGGACCGGACGCCGGCGTCCCCGGCGCGTTCGACCGCCAGGGCGCCGGCCAGAGCGACAGCGACATCCTGATCTCGCCGGACTCCGGCGGTGGCGCGGGCCAGGGCGCGGGTACCGCCGGTGGCGGCAACCCCGACGGCGCGCCCGACGTCATCCTGCCGGACGCGCCGCTTCCCGACGCGCCGCTTCCGGGCGGTGCCGGGACCGGCACCGGCGGCGCGACCGGTGCCGGGCTGCCCGCCGCCGGCGGCGGTGGGAGCGTGCAGGGCTGA
- a CDS encoding lipase maturation factor family protein gives MEWFSAPDYWLSRLVFQRALAALYLVAFVGAALQFRALIGERGMLPVPEYLRHAPMRRAPSIFQLHYSDRFFACCAWTGAALSAALLGGAADRLPLWTAMLWWAVLWALYLSIVNVGQTWYAFGWESLLLEAGFLAVFLGNERTAPPVLVLWLLRWLLFRVEFGAGLIKIRGDECWRRLTCLYHHHETQPMPGPLSRYFHRLPKPLHRVEAAANHVTQLLVPVLLFTPQPIASAAAGLIVATQLWLVLSGNFAWLNWLTIALALPAVDLSALAAPPPLPAPPLWYEVLVIAVTALVLALSYHPVRNMVSRRQAMNRSFDPLHLVNTYGAFGTVGRVRYEVVVEGTDERVPRPGTVWREYAFKGKPGDVRRVPRQYAPYHLRLDWLMWFAALSPAYARPWFGGFVQRLLENDRDTLRLLRGNPFPDAPPSYVRARLYHYTFTDRRQRRATGAWWQRRFVREYLPPTRLRAGDVPAGQA, from the coding sequence ATGGAGTGGTTCTCGGCACCCGACTACTGGCTGAGCAGACTCGTCTTCCAGCGGGCCCTCGCCGCGCTGTACCTGGTGGCCTTCGTCGGGGCGGCCCTCCAGTTCCGCGCCCTGATCGGCGAGCGCGGCATGCTTCCGGTGCCCGAGTACCTGCGGCACGCCCCGATGCGGCGGGCACCGAGCATCTTCCAACTGCACTACTCGGACCGGTTCTTCGCCTGCTGCGCCTGGACGGGGGCGGCACTCTCGGCCGCGCTGCTCGGGGGCGCGGCCGACCGTCTGCCGCTGTGGACGGCGATGCTGTGGTGGGCCGTGCTGTGGGCGCTGTACCTGTCGATCGTCAACGTCGGGCAGACCTGGTACGCCTTCGGCTGGGAGTCGCTCCTGCTGGAGGCGGGGTTCCTGGCGGTCTTCCTCGGCAACGAGCGGACCGCGCCCCCGGTGCTGGTGCTGTGGCTGCTGCGCTGGCTGCTGTTCCGGGTGGAGTTCGGCGCCGGGCTCATCAAGATCCGGGGTGACGAGTGCTGGCGCCGGCTGACGTGCCTCTACCACCACCATGAGACCCAGCCGATGCCGGGACCGCTCAGCCGGTACTTCCACCGCCTGCCGAAACCGCTGCACCGGGTCGAGGCAGCCGCCAACCATGTGACCCAACTGCTGGTGCCGGTACTTCTGTTCACGCCCCAGCCCATCGCCTCGGCGGCGGCGGGGCTGATCGTCGCCACCCAGCTGTGGCTGGTCCTGTCCGGCAACTTCGCCTGGCTCAACTGGCTGACGATCGCGCTCGCGCTCCCGGCCGTCGACCTCTCCGCGCTCGCCGCTCCGCCCCCGCTGCCGGCCCCGCCACTCTGGTACGAGGTCCTGGTGATCGCGGTGACCGCTCTCGTCCTCGCGCTGAGCTACCACCCGGTGCGCAACATGGTCTCCCGGCGGCAGGCGATGAACCGGTCCTTCGACCCGCTCCACCTGGTCAACACCTACGGCGCGTTCGGCACGGTGGGGAGGGTCCGCTACGAGGTCGTGGTCGAGGGCACGGACGAGCGGGTGCCGCGACCGGGCACCGTGTGGCGGGAGTACGCGTTCAAGGGCAAGCCGGGGGACGTCCGCCGGGTCCCCCGGCAGTACGCCCCGTACCATCTGCGCCTGGACTGGCTGATGTGGTTCGCCGCCCTGTCCCCCGCGTACGCCCGTCCCTGGTTCGGCGGCTTCGTGCAGCGGCTGCTGGAGAACGACCGGGACACCCTGAGGCTGCTGCGGGGCAATCCGTTCCCGGACGCACCGCCGTCGTACGTCAGGGCCCGGCTGTACCACTACACGTTCACGGACCGGCGGCAGCGGCGCGCCACGGGTGCGTGGTGGCAGCGGCGCTTCGTGCGCGAGTACCTGCCGCCCACCCGGCTGAGGGCCGGGGACGTCCCCGCGGGGCAGGCCTGA
- a CDS encoding YndJ family protein: protein MTALVNVIVMLGMLVIVPLGLRLVPGPEPGAVRRLWPLLALPGAVSLWLPRGALATALAAVYALATAALALHAPARLRRTRSLAPPEIAVLTALVAPAVAGVALVAERSGRELLGFDLEILALTVPHFHFAGFAAALVAGLVCRSARGATGRFAALSVPAGTLLVLAGYFTGDWVELAGAVLLTAGMWAVALLTWRDVRTGRAERLIRRLLGVSAAVLVATMLLALSWALGEATGLPHPSLTWMAATHGLGNALGFALCSLAALLRLAEKTT, encoded by the coding sequence ATGACCGCGCTGGTCAACGTGATCGTGATGCTCGGCATGCTGGTGATCGTGCCGCTGGGGCTGCGGCTGGTGCCGGGCCCTGAGCCGGGTGCCGTCCGCCGGCTCTGGCCCCTGCTCGCCCTGCCCGGCGCCGTCAGCCTGTGGCTGCCCCGGGGCGCGCTCGCCACGGCTCTGGCCGCGGTCTACGCCCTCGCCACCGCCGCCCTCGCCCTGCACGCCCCCGCCCGGCTGCGCCGCACCCGTTCGCTGGCGCCACCGGAGATCGCCGTGCTCACGGCGCTGGTCGCGCCGGCCGTCGCCGGGGTCGCCCTGGTGGCCGAACGCTCCGGCCGTGAACTGCTGGGATTCGACCTGGAGATCCTGGCCCTGACCGTGCCGCACTTCCACTTCGCGGGCTTCGCCGCGGCGCTGGTCGCGGGCCTGGTCTGCCGTTCCGCCCGGGGCGCCACCGGACGGTTCGCGGCGCTCAGCGTGCCGGCGGGCACCCTGCTGGTACTCGCCGGCTACTTCACGGGCGACTGGGTCGAGCTGGCCGGGGCGGTGCTACTGACCGCCGGGATGTGGGCCGTCGCGCTGCTGACCTGGCGCGATGTCCGCACCGGCAGGGCCGAACGGCTGATTCGCAGGCTTCTGGGGGTCTCGGCGGCCGTTCTGGTGGCGACCATGCTCCTCGCCCTCAGCTGGGCCCTCGGCGAGGCCACCGGCCTGCCGCACCCCAGCCTCACCTGGATGGCCGCCACCCATGGCCTCGGCAACGCCCTGGGCTTCGCCCTCTGCTCGCTGGCGGCCCTGCTGCGACTGGCGGAGAAGACCACATGA
- a CDS encoding DUF1990 family protein encodes MTFPHGLNYAETGATRRLPLPGGYHHLHIRMRVGSGRAALETAGAAITGWRMHRASGARVTASTARAEPGTSVEVSLGVGPLRFRAPCRVIWTAYGPHRVGFAYGTLAGHPECGEESFLAELAEDGTVWFTVTAFSRPARWYTRLAGPLVPVAQRMYARRLGAGLRRLVDRADTGGTGGPRWSGSRHPTTG; translated from the coding sequence ATGACCTTCCCTCATGGACTCAACTACGCCGAGACCGGCGCGACCCGCCGCCTCCCCCTCCCCGGCGGCTACCACCACCTGCACATCCGCATGCGGGTGGGCAGCGGCCGCGCGGCACTCGAGACCGCGGGAGCCGCCATCACCGGCTGGCGGATGCACCGCGCGTCCGGCGCGCGGGTGACCGCCTCCACCGCACGCGCCGAACCGGGCACCTCGGTCGAGGTCTCCCTCGGCGTCGGGCCGCTGCGCTTCCGGGCCCCCTGCCGGGTGATCTGGACCGCGTACGGGCCGCACCGCGTCGGATTCGCCTACGGCACCCTGGCCGGCCACCCCGAGTGCGGTGAGGAGAGCTTCCTCGCGGAGCTGGCGGAGGACGGCACCGTGTGGTTCACGGTGACGGCCTTCAGCAGACCCGCCCGCTGGTACACCCGGCTCGCCGGGCCCCTCGTACCGGTGGCCCAGCGGATGTACGCGCGGCGGCTCGGTGCCGGGCTGCGGCGCCTGGTGGACCGGGCGGACACTGGGGGTACGGGAGGTCCGCGATGGAGTGGTTCTCGGCACCCGACTACTGGCTGA
- a CDS encoding Fpg/Nei family DNA glycosylase: MPELPEVEALKDFLDENLVGKEIARVMPVAISVLKTYDPPLGALDGSEVVSVRRHGKFLDVGTGGGLHLVFHLARAGWLQWRDVLPSGVPRPGKGPLALRAALTGGDGFDLTEAGTTKRLAVHLVRDPAEIPGVARLGPDPLADDFDRDSLAALLAGERRQIKGALRDQGLIAGIGNAYSDEILHAARMSPYKLASKLGADEITGLYEAIRTTLEDAVERSRGLAAGRLKAEKKSGLRVHGRTGEPCPVCGDTIREVSFHDSSLQYCPTCQTGGRPLADRRLSRLLK; this comes from the coding sequence ATGCCGGAACTGCCCGAGGTGGAAGCGCTCAAGGACTTCCTCGACGAGAACCTCGTCGGCAAGGAGATCGCCCGGGTGATGCCGGTGGCGATCAGTGTGCTCAAGACGTACGACCCCCCGCTCGGCGCCCTCGACGGCAGCGAGGTGGTCTCCGTGCGGCGGCACGGCAAGTTCCTGGACGTCGGCACCGGCGGCGGACTGCACCTCGTCTTCCACCTGGCCCGGGCGGGCTGGCTGCAGTGGAGGGACGTCCTGCCGTCCGGGGTGCCCCGTCCGGGCAAGGGACCGCTGGCGCTGCGCGCCGCCCTCACCGGCGGGGACGGCTTCGACCTGACCGAGGCGGGCACCACGAAACGGCTCGCCGTCCACCTGGTGCGCGACCCGGCCGAGATCCCCGGCGTCGCCCGGCTCGGACCCGACCCGCTCGCCGACGACTTCGACCGCGACTCCCTCGCCGCGCTCCTCGCGGGGGAGCGGAGGCAGATCAAGGGCGCACTGCGCGACCAGGGCCTCATCGCCGGAATCGGCAACGCCTACAGCGACGAGATCCTGCACGCCGCGAGGATGTCACCGTACAAACTCGCCTCGAAGCTCGGCGCGGACGAGATCACCGGGCTGTACGAGGCGATCCGCACCACGCTCGAGGACGCCGTCGAGCGCTCGCGGGGGCTGGCCGCCGGCCGGCTGAAGGCCGAGAAGAAGAGCGGGCTGAGGGTGCACGGCCGCACCGGCGAGCCCTGCCCGGTCTGCGGCGACACCATCCGCGAGGTGTCGTTCCACGACTCGTCCCTGCAGTACTGCCCGACGTGCCAGACGGGCGGCAGGCCGCTCGCGGACCGGAGGCTGTCGAGGCTGCTCAAGTGA
- a CDS encoding SDR family NAD(P)-dependent oxidoreductase, producing MTVTDDSPDFGPGIDPERLAVCLSVLEELDRLEVDHPDAITVRRATAGIYRTVKQRRRQERRAAKTAHDKAVTEATATGSAERIDDETQGLLPSSSVTGEIAGILRRPRSCYICKTRYVEVDAFYHQLCQKCAAENRARRDARTDLTGRRALLTGGRAKIGMYIALRLLRDGAHTTVTTRFPNDAIRRFKAMPDSDEWIHRLKIVGIDLRDPAQVVALADSVAAEGPLDILVNNAAQTVRRSPQAYRELVTAEGAPLPAGELPAAEVIGTFGSGGVDRVAALPGPRSESLTAQDVTALALVSGSASPARIEAGTAIDAGGLVPDLHDSNSWIQTVSEVDPVELLEVQLCNSTAPFILISRLRAAMAASPARRKYVVNVSAMEGVFSRGYKGAGHPHTNMAKAALNMLTRTSAQEMFEADRILMTAVDTGWITDERPHPDKVRLAAEGFHAPLDLVDGAARVYDPIVRGEAGEDLFGCFLKDYDRANW from the coding sequence ATGACGGTGACAGACGACAGCCCGGACTTCGGCCCCGGCATCGACCCCGAGCGACTGGCCGTCTGCCTGAGCGTTCTCGAGGAGCTCGACCGCCTGGAGGTCGACCACCCCGACGCCATCACGGTGCGCCGGGCCACCGCCGGGATCTACCGCACCGTGAAGCAGCGCCGCCGCCAGGAGCGCCGGGCCGCCAAGACCGCCCACGACAAGGCCGTCACCGAGGCCACGGCGACCGGTTCCGCGGAGCGGATCGACGACGAGACCCAGGGCCTGCTGCCCTCCTCCTCGGTGACGGGGGAGATCGCGGGCATACTCCGGCGCCCCCGGTCCTGCTACATCTGCAAGACCCGCTACGTCGAGGTCGACGCCTTCTACCACCAGCTGTGCCAGAAGTGCGCGGCCGAGAACCGGGCCCGCCGTGACGCCCGTACCGATCTGACCGGCCGGCGTGCGCTGCTCACCGGCGGCCGGGCCAAGATCGGCATGTACATCGCACTGCGGCTGCTCAGGGACGGCGCCCACACGACCGTCACCACCCGTTTCCCCAACGACGCGATCCGCCGCTTCAAGGCGATGCCGGACAGCGACGAGTGGATCCACCGCCTCAAGATCGTCGGCATCGACCTCCGCGATCCGGCGCAGGTCGTCGCCCTCGCCGACTCGGTCGCCGCCGAGGGGCCGCTGGACATCCTGGTCAACAACGCCGCGCAGACCGTCCGCCGGTCCCCGCAGGCGTACCGCGAGCTCGTCACGGCCGAGGGGGCCCCGCTGCCCGCCGGCGAGCTGCCCGCCGCCGAGGTGATCGGCACGTTCGGCAGCGGTGGGGTGGACCGGGTCGCGGCGCTGCCCGGGCCCCGGTCGGAGAGCCTGACCGCCCAGGACGTCACCGCTCTCGCCCTCGTCTCCGGGTCGGCGTCACCGGCCCGGATCGAGGCCGGTACCGCGATCGACGCCGGCGGGCTGGTGCCCGATCTGCACGACAGCAACAGCTGGATCCAGACCGTCTCCGAGGTCGACCCGGTCGAGCTGCTCGAAGTGCAGCTGTGCAACTCCACGGCGCCGTTCATCCTGATCAGCCGGCTGCGTGCGGCGATGGCCGCCTCCCCGGCCAGGCGCAAGTACGTCGTGAACGTCTCCGCCATGGAGGGCGTCTTCAGCCGCGGCTACAAGGGCGCTGGCCATCCGCACACCAACATGGCCAAGGCGGCGCTCAACATGCTCACGCGTACCAGCGCCCAGGAGATGTTCGAGGCCGACCGCATCCTGATGACCGCCGTCGACACCGGCTGGATCACCGACGAGCGCCCCCACCCGGACAAGGTGCGCCTCGCGGCCGAGGGCTTCCACGCGCCGCTCGACCTGGTCGACGGCGCGGCCCGGGTGTACGACCCGATCGTGCGCGGTGAGGCCGGCGAGGACCTCTTCGGCTGCTTCCTGAAGGACTACGACCGCGCGAACTGGTGA
- a CDS encoding anti-sigma factor family protein codes for MNLREQHRAVAAYALGVLDPADAFRFEEHLSECGLCALRLSDFAPVASALGALAGPGRPDEPPAPRLLERLLHEVAARRRRGSRRRLRLVAAAAALVVTLPAMAVSLLPGKAGPAEGGPDERIAATDGATGVYGAVDLRSKGWGTAVALRMAKLPGPRTCRLVAVGRDGREYPVTSWSVPPGGYGTGTPGTQDELDMEVGTALQRDEIGHFEVRTESGEHLVSLDRRASAPDGSALRPRTVT; via the coding sequence ATGAATCTGCGGGAGCAGCACCGGGCCGTGGCCGCCTACGCGCTGGGCGTCCTCGACCCCGCGGACGCCTTCCGCTTCGAGGAGCATCTGTCGGAATGCGGCCTCTGCGCCCTGCGGCTCTCCGACTTCGCCCCGGTCGCGTCGGCGCTGGGTGCTCTCGCCGGGCCCGGCCGTCCCGACGAGCCTCCGGCTCCGCGCCTGCTGGAGCGCCTTCTCCACGAGGTCGCGGCCCGGCGCAGGCGCGGTTCGCGCCGGCGGCTGCGACTGGTGGCCGCGGCGGCCGCGCTGGTCGTGACACTGCCCGCGATGGCGGTGAGCCTGCTCCCGGGGAAGGCGGGTCCGGCCGAGGGCGGCCCCGACGAGCGGATCGCGGCCACGGACGGCGCCACCGGCGTGTACGGCGCGGTCGATCTGCGTTCCAAGGGCTGGGGCACCGCCGTGGCCCTGCGCATGGCGAAGCTGCCGGGGCCCAGGACCTGCCGGCTGGTCGCGGTCGGCAGGGACGGCAGGGAGTACCCCGTCACCAGCTGGTCGGTACCCCCCGGCGGGTACGGCACGGGCACCCCGGGGACGCAGGACGAGCTGGACATGGAGGTGGGGACGGCCCTGCAGCGGGACGAGATCGGCCACTTCGAGGTCCGTACCGAGAGCGGCGAGCACCTCGTGTCGCTCGACCGCCGGGCGTCGGCTCCGGACGGAAGCGCCCTGCGCCCGCGTACCGTCACTTGA